A genomic region of Candidatus Bathyarchaeota archaeon contains the following coding sequences:
- a CDS encoding glycosyltransferase family 2 protein, protein MSNKWPMVSVVVINFRGTDQLEKCLTYLMRTNYPNYEVIIVDCLTENLESWTNQHFPKAKIVHYAYDIGPSASHNVGKAILNPESKYLAFLDNDAYVTENWLTELVKVMESNEKIGVAQAKILMTSNKKLMDNAGLAIDALGTWYTPRGLKADNFQTLTEIFAASSAGCLVRLEAFEKVGGFDPEYFIYDDDTDFSFRVRLLGYKIVFVPTAVVFHDGDPVRALNPRKLWHSVKNRIFTMAKNYELKNLWWHLTLYSFLTFLAGIGFVLAGHFLEAKETFRGLFYPLVNFRRILEKRAVVQSFRKVGDAELFRSGFIKNDIRATVQDIKLKARQIL, encoded by the coding sequence TTGTCGAACAAATGGCCCATGGTTTCCGTGGTCGTGATCAACTTTAGAGGAACAGACCAGCTTGAAAAATGTTTAACCTATCTAATGCGGACAAATTACCCTAACTATGAGGTAATCATCGTAGATTGTTTAACTGAAAACTTGGAATCATGGACTAACCAGCACTTTCCAAAAGCGAAAATTGTCCATTACGCCTATGATATAGGGCCTTCAGCCTCCCATAACGTTGGAAAGGCCATTCTAAATCCGGAAAGCAAGTACTTGGCTTTCCTCGACAATGATGCCTACGTAACCGAAAACTGGCTAACCGAGCTTGTGAAAGTCATGGAAAGCAACGAGAAGATAGGTGTTGCTCAAGCGAAAATACTGATGACAAGCAACAAAAAATTAATGGACAACGCTGGACTAGCCATAGACGCTTTAGGAACATGGTACACTCCAAGAGGTTTAAAAGCAGACAACTTTCAAACGCTTACCGAAATTTTCGCCGCGTCCTCCGCCGGATGTTTAGTAAGGCTTGAGGCTTTTGAAAAAGTTGGAGGCTTCGATCCAGAATACTTCATTTACGACGATGACACAGATTTCTCCTTCAGGGTGAGGCTACTTGGATATAAAATAGTTTTTGTTCCCACCGCGGTAGTTTTTCATGATGGAGACCCCGTGAGAGCTTTGAATCCAAGGAAGCTATGGCACTCTGTTAAGAACAGAATCTTCACGATGGCTAAAAACTATGAGTTAAAAAATTTGTGGTGGCATCTTACCCTTTACTCCTTTCTAACTTTTTTAGCCGGAATTGGCTTTGTTTTGGCTGGTCACTTTCTAGAGGCTAAGGAAACCTTTAGAGGCCTTTTCTATCCTCTAGTTAATTTCAGGAGGATTTTGGAAAAAAGGGCGGTTGTACAGTCTTTTAGAAAAGTAGGAGATGCTGAGCTTTTTAGATCTGGTTTTATTAAAAATGATATTCGTGCAACTGTTCAGGATATCAAGCTTAAAGCGAGACAAATCCTTTAA
- a CDS encoding 50S ribosomal protein L34e, producing MPKPALRTRSRKRVSKALPGGRTGVHFKREVPAKTSCSMCGKPLAGIPRMLPFEVRKLTSSKRRVSRIYGGQLCPNCLKSALKQAARSLTAAS from the coding sequence ATGCCTAAACCAGCCCTTCGAACTAGAAGTCGAAAACGCGTCTCAAAAGCGTTGCCAGGTGGACGTACAGGCGTGCACTTTAAACGCGAAGTACCAGCCAAAACTAGTTGCAGTATGTGCGGTAAACCACTTGCTGGGATTCCGAGGATGCTTCCGTTCGAGGTGAGAAAACTTACCAGTTCAAAAAGAAGAGTTTCAAGAATTTATGGCGGCCAACTCTGTCCCAACTGTTTGAAAAGCGCTTTAAAACAAGCTGCAAGAAGTCTAACAGCCGCAAGCTGA
- the secY gene encoding preprotein translocase subunit SecY yields the protein MAGRFLNFFRPLARFIPEVKAPERRVSFNEKLFWTAIALIIYLVMASDACRLYGIQREEAFAPLRIIFASSRGTLMELGIGPIVTAGLILQLLVGSAMIECDMSKPEDRALFTAASKVLALILTGIQASAYIISGMYGQLSGTTAIIIFLQLLAAGVIVMLLDELIQKGWGFGSGISLFIMAGVAQQIFWECFNPSPVDQYGGFGIFVALAQTLMSGQSVTGLLLRPGNFPSLTGLIATIAAFLVIIYMEGVRVELPLSYAGYRGFRSRYPIKLLYVSNLPVIFASALFANIYFFSYLLWYNWSRPQGGNFWTDLLGWYKLQGDQYVPAGGLVYYVTSPGNLSNVLNEPLRAVGYLIILMVFCVIFSLTWLEVGGLGPSTVAKQLVDSGMQIPGYRRSEKAVEQILKRYIPAVTVLGGIIVGLIAGLSDFFGVFGSGIGILLSVGIIYQYYEILVRERVAEMYPAFRRIFGG from the coding sequence ATGGCTGGAAGATTCTTAAACTTTTTCAGGCCTCTTGCAAGATTCATTCCAGAGGTTAAGGCTCCAGAGCGGAGAGTAAGTTTTAACGAGAAGCTTTTCTGGACAGCCATAGCGCTCATAATATACCTCGTCATGGCCAGCGATGCTTGTCGCCTCTACGGAATCCAAAGAGAGGAAGCATTCGCTCCTCTAAGAATAATTTTTGCCTCAAGCCGCGGCACTCTAATGGAGCTAGGCATAGGCCCAATAGTAACCGCCGGTCTCATTTTACAGCTCTTAGTGGGCTCAGCTATGATTGAGTGCGACATGTCAAAACCCGAAGACAGAGCCCTTTTCACAGCTGCAAGCAAGGTCCTCGCCTTGATATTGACAGGCATTCAAGCGTCTGCTTACATAATAAGCGGCATGTACGGTCAGTTGTCCGGTACAACAGCCATTATAATTTTCTTGCAATTGTTAGCCGCTGGGGTGATCGTTATGCTTTTAGATGAGCTTATCCAGAAGGGCTGGGGTTTCGGCAGTGGAATAAGCCTCTTCATAATGGCGGGTGTGGCGCAACAAATATTCTGGGAATGCTTCAACCCTTCACCAGTTGACCAATACGGCGGCTTCGGAATCTTTGTTGCATTGGCACAAACCTTGATGAGCGGACAATCTGTAACCGGCTTGCTGTTGAGGCCCGGAAACTTTCCCTCCCTGACAGGCCTCATAGCCACAATAGCCGCTTTTCTTGTGATAATTTATATGGAAGGTGTCAGAGTAGAGTTGCCGTTGTCTTACGCGGGCTATCGCGGTTTTAGGAGCCGCTACCCAATCAAGCTCTTATATGTCTCAAACCTTCCGGTAATTTTTGCTTCAGCCCTCTTCGCTAACATATATTTCTTCTCTTATCTCTTGTGGTATAATTGGAGCCGGCCTCAAGGAGGAAACTTTTGGACAGACCTGTTAGGCTGGTACAAGCTGCAAGGTGACCAGTATGTGCCAGCCGGGGGGTTAGTCTATTACGTAACCTCTCCCGGGAACCTTTCAAATGTTCTGAATGAGCCTTTAAGAGCCGTAGGATATCTCATAATCTTGATGGTTTTCTGTGTTATTTTTTCACTTACATGGCTTGAAGTGGGCGGCTTAGGGCCTTCCACGGTTGCAAAGCAGCTTGTGGACTCTGGTATGCAGATTCCGGGTTACCGGCGTTCTGAAAAAGCCGTTGAACAGATTCTTAAACGCTACATTCCAGCCGTGACTGTGCTTGGCGGAATAATAGTTGGGCTTATCGCAGGCTTATCAGACTTCTTTGGAGTTTTCGGCTCTGGCATTGGGATTCTCCTCTCCGTTGGCATAATCTACCAATACTACGAGATTTTAGTGCGGGAAAGGGTGGCTGAAATGTACCCAGCCTTTAGAAGAATATTTGGAGGCTGA
- a CDS encoding glycosyltransferase: MREEENRIPKVSVIIPVKNGAAKIKDLLDSLMQVDYDKDKLEIIVVDGDSTDGTKEIVSKYPVRLLVEKKPGVNTARNTGIKNSTGEIIAFTDHDCVVPKDWIKKIVENLQDSEVGCVGGQILRYGDDFFSRYADESIIPVMRIFKKEIVLNKISSPAYYPVGCNFAVKREAVEKTGFFDERFEYGFDELEFAERVCEKGYKILLTPEITVKHKHRSSFSELIKQAFRYGQGGGLVPKIKGVDSILSIWVLFSIAAFSLWFFVVLSLTIYIVLTWSTEFLSPLLALLFFPIVGLMALYAYRTFHLGDGMYMRILAYPFVDVARSLAFVAGVMQRLLKPAGHNASAKAFNLKG, translated from the coding sequence TTGAGGGAAGAAGAAAATAGAATTCCAAAAGTTTCGGTTATAATTCCCGTAAAGAATGGAGCAGCTAAAATAAAGGACTTACTAGATTCCCTAATGCAGGTTGATTATGACAAAGACAAGCTTGAAATAATAGTTGTTGACGGAGACTCAACAGATGGTACAAAAGAAATAGTCTCTAAATATCCTGTAAGACTCTTGGTGGAAAAGAAGCCGGGGGTTAACACTGCAAGAAACACGGGAATAAAAAACAGCACAGGAGAAATCATAGCCTTTACGGATCACGACTGCGTTGTTCCAAAGGATTGGATCAAGAAAATAGTTGAAAACCTTCAAGACTCTGAAGTTGGATGCGTTGGCGGCCAAATTTTAAGATATGGCGACGATTTCTTTTCCCGTTATGCTGATGAAAGCATAATCCCAGTGATGCGAATTTTCAAAAAGGAAATAGTTTTAAACAAAATAAGCTCTCCCGCATATTATCCAGTTGGATGCAACTTTGCCGTTAAAAGGGAGGCCGTTGAAAAAACTGGATTTTTTGATGAGAGATTTGAATATGGCTTTGACGAGTTGGAGTTTGCCGAAAGAGTTTGCGAGAAGGGATATAAAATACTGTTAACTCCGGAAATAACGGTTAAACATAAGCATCGCTCTAGTTTTTCAGAACTCATTAAACAAGCTTTCCGTTATGGGCAAGGAGGCGGCTTAGTGCCAAAAATCAAGGGGGTTGACAGCATTTTATCTATATGGGTTTTATTTAGTATTGCTGCTTTTTCACTTTGGTTTTTTGTAGTTTTATCTCTGACTATTTACATAGTCTTGACGTGGTCAACGGAATTCCTATCACCATTACTTGCTCTCCTATTTTTCCCAATTGTTGGGCTTATGGCGTTGTACGCTTACAGAACATTTCACCTAGGGGACGGAATGTACATGCGTATATTAGCTTATCCATTTGTGGATGTCGCGCGTTCTCTGGCTTTCGTGGCTGGAGTGATGCAGCGTTTATTGAAACCGGCTGGGCATAATGCATCCGCAAAGGCTTTCAATTTAAAAGGTTAG
- a CDS encoding tetratricopeptide repeat protein: MVEKEDPVKLHKDGNTLYELGKYEEAKANFLQASELYQKANNFFDAAYSLFKAGECAFMLKDYEKAAEHFLKSADLSFNKGFDRFGVSALEYAKDCYKVLMQKEKVEELEKKIREIKARLEESF; the protein is encoded by the coding sequence ATGGTGGAAAAAGAAGATCCTGTTAAGCTACATAAAGATGGAAACACTCTTTACGAACTTGGCAAGTACGAAGAGGCGAAAGCAAATTTTCTGCAAGCATCAGAGCTTTACCAGAAGGCAAACAACTTTTTTGATGCAGCTTACTCGCTTTTCAAGGCTGGTGAATGTGCTTTCATGTTAAAAGACTATGAAAAAGCTGCTGAGCATTTCCTAAAATCCGCAGACCTTTCATTCAACAAAGGTTTTGACAGGTTCGGAGTAAGCGCATTAGAGTATGCAAAGGACTGCTACAAAGTGTTGATGCAAAAAGAGAAAGTTGAGGAACTGGAGAAAAAGATAAGGGAGATTAAAGCTCGGCTGGAAGAATCCTTCTAA
- a CDS encoding glycosyltransferase family 2 protein produces the protein MFIEFLEALFLLLTGVMVVYLLRHYIFTITVLKHNQKNKANLGFTNGCYQPTVSILIPARNEEQVIGRLLQRITELTYPKDKLQVIVVDDASWDDTGKIAERYAKSYNYIKVLHRREHEGGRGKASALNAGLKHADGEIVLCFDADYYPQRCIVEKLVKEFADPKVGAVQGRVVVLNEPQNIVTRLVALERIGGYRVDQEARDKLGLITQFGGTVGGFRRELLEELGGWDERMLAEDTDLTFRVYLAGYMVKYVLDAECYEEAVENWWAYWKQRYRWAKGHMQCAFKHSINLLRSDKLTFIQKVDGLLLLNVYFMPIIALLSWIVGIPLFILKYSQWLSPFWAAMFISMYSTVGNFAPFYEVGVGTYLDGRIRVQWLIPLLIFVFLYNIPICMKALLDLLFSKLIGKNNNCWEKTMHSGNGNRYIMIPSKK, from the coding sequence GTGTTTATTGAGTTCTTAGAGGCTCTGTTTCTTCTTCTAACTGGTGTAATGGTTGTTTATTTACTTCGTCACTACATTTTCACCATAACAGTACTTAAACATAACCAGAAAAATAAAGCGAATTTAGGCTTTACCAATGGATGTTACCAGCCTACAGTTTCAATTTTGATACCTGCCCGCAATGAAGAACAGGTTATTGGAAGGCTTCTCCAAAGGATTACAGAGCTAACATATCCAAAGGATAAACTACAAGTAATAGTCGTTGATGATGCATCATGGGATGATACTGGAAAAATAGCTGAGCGATACGCTAAAAGCTACAATTATATTAAGGTACTTCACCGTCGTGAACATGAAGGTGGACGTGGAAAAGCTTCTGCCCTAAATGCTGGGTTAAAACACGCCGATGGCGAGATAGTCCTATGTTTTGACGCAGACTACTACCCACAGAGATGCATCGTAGAAAAACTCGTTAAAGAGTTTGCAGACCCCAAAGTTGGCGCTGTTCAAGGCAGAGTCGTTGTTTTAAACGAGCCGCAAAACATCGTTACGCGACTTGTTGCGTTGGAAAGAATAGGCGGGTATCGTGTTGATCAAGAAGCTCGTGACAAACTAGGCCTTATAACTCAGTTCGGCGGCACAGTTGGTGGTTTCCGCCGAGAACTTTTAGAAGAGCTTGGCGGCTGGGATGAGCGAATGCTCGCGGAGGACACCGACCTAACTTTCAGAGTTTACCTTGCAGGCTACATGGTCAAATATGTTTTAGACGCGGAATGCTACGAGGAGGCTGTGGAAAACTGGTGGGCTTACTGGAAACAGCGATACCGATGGGCTAAGGGTCACATGCAATGCGCCTTCAAACACTCCATAAACCTTTTGAGAAGCGATAAGCTTACGTTCATCCAAAAAGTTGATGGGCTACTTCTGCTTAACGTCTACTTCATGCCAATCATAGCACTTCTTTCATGGATTGTTGGCATCCCGCTTTTCATTTTGAAATACTCTCAGTGGCTTTCTCCATTTTGGGCTGCCATGTTCATTTCTATGTATAGCACCGTTGGAAATTTCGCACCTTTTTATGAGGTTGGTGTTGGAACATATCTAGATGGCAGAATACGAGTTCAATGGCTTATCCCTCTTCTGATTTTCGTATTTCTATATAATATTCCAATATGTATGAAAGCTCTCTTGGATCTCTTGTTTTCAAAGCTTATTGGAAAAAACAACAATTGCTGGGAAAAAACTATGCATTCTGGAAATGGAAACCGTTATATTATGATTCCTTCCAAAAAGTGA
- a CDS encoding AIR synthase family protein, with protein MKLPPGKVPVEILKDIVFKNLGAKRREVVLGPSAGFDGAVIDTGDKSFIVSMDPITGAVERIGWLAVNVNANDIATFGVEPAFFSSCILLPEEADEQIVEAICSQMDEASKNLGMAIIGGHCEVTPGLTNPIVIGCAMGITDRGKYVTAGGAKPGDKLILTKSAGVEGTAILATERCELLLKSGLNEEMVYSAQRFFEKISIVKEAILAFKTDGVNAMHDPTEGGILGGIHEMADASNCGVKIFEEKIPVAKETVEICKFFGIDPLQLIGSGALLIASKKGYSEKIVEELRKNRIEASIIGEFLAHRQQRFLVRKNGSLEAIPRPESDHLWLALAKYR; from the coding sequence ATGAAACTGCCCCCCGGAAAAGTCCCAGTGGAGATATTGAAGGATATAGTCTTCAAAAACCTTGGAGCGAAAAGACGCGAAGTAGTCCTGGGGCCTTCGGCCGGGTTTGACGGCGCAGTGATAGACACTGGCGATAAGTCCTTCATAGTTTCAATGGACCCAATAACTGGAGCTGTTGAACGAATTGGGTGGCTTGCTGTTAACGTCAACGCCAACGACATTGCAACCTTTGGCGTTGAACCAGCTTTCTTCTCCTCTTGCATTCTCTTACCCGAGGAGGCTGATGAACAAATAGTTGAGGCTATATGCTCACAAATGGATGAAGCCTCGAAGAACCTTGGAATGGCAATCATAGGAGGACATTGCGAAGTTACGCCTGGGCTTACCAATCCAATTGTTATCGGCTGTGCCATGGGAATAACCGATAGAGGAAAATATGTGACGGCCGGAGGGGCAAAACCCGGCGACAAACTAATATTGACAAAAAGCGCTGGAGTTGAGGGAACAGCTATCCTTGCAACAGAACGCTGTGAACTGCTTTTAAAAAGTGGCTTAAATGAAGAGATGGTTTATTCAGCTCAGAGGTTCTTTGAAAAAATAAGCATCGTAAAAGAGGCAATTCTGGCCTTCAAAACTGACGGCGTGAACGCTATGCATGATCCAACTGAAGGCGGTATTCTTGGTGGGATCCACGAAATGGCTGACGCTTCAAACTGCGGTGTTAAAATTTTTGAAGAAAAAATTCCAGTAGCAAAAGAAACTGTTGAAATTTGTAAATTCTTTGGAATAGACCCTTTACAGTTAATCGGCTCCGGAGCCTTACTCATAGCTTCAAAAAAGGGATACTCTGAAAAAATTGTCGAGGAGTTAAGGAAAAATCGTATAGAAGCTTCGATTATTGGAGAATTCTTAGCCCATAGACAACAGCGCTTCCTAGTGCGGAAGAACGGTAGTTTAGAGGCTATCCCTCGCCCCGAAAGTGATCACTTATGGCTTGCCTTAGCAAAATATAGATAA
- a CDS encoding DUF106 domain-containing protein: MLPTTPPGSTLFFFLLAASLTFLMTLANRLSTDPEKLKAWRKEISDFYKQWREAQKSGDKKRMEKLMKKQQYILQLNAKISWQSTKVMLIFIVPLWIIWFFLRGIYGEAEIAYFPGVGWHLPIPLFGSSIFWWYTLCYFLFSTLFSHLFGLVSVE; this comes from the coding sequence ATGTTACCCACAACCCCTCCCGGGTCAACGCTTTTCTTCTTCTTGCTAGCTGCTTCCCTCACCTTCTTAATGACTCTTGCAAATCGTCTCTCAACAGACCCTGAAAAACTGAAGGCTTGGAGAAAAGAAATCTCAGACTTTTATAAACAGTGGCGGGAGGCCCAAAAAAGCGGAGATAAAAAGCGGATGGAAAAGCTTATGAAAAAACAACAGTACATTTTACAGCTTAACGCTAAAATTTCGTGGCAATCAACCAAAGTAATGCTCATATTTATTGTTCCTTTATGGATTATCTGGTTCTTTCTTAGAGGGATATACGGCGAAGCTGAAATTGCTTATTTTCCAGGTGTAGGTTGGCATCTGCCTATTCCATTGTTTGGTTCGTCGATATTCTGGTGGTACACCTTATGTTATTTCCTTTTCAGTACACTGTTCTCCCACTTGTTTGGCCTAGTTAGTGTGGAGTGA
- a CDS encoding ECF transporter S component: MKKKSLTKQSSITAVFTALVCIATASFTVYVPSTKGYFNIGETMVYMAAILFGPFVGAFSGGVGSMFADLLLGYYYYAPATLIIKAVEGFVTGFLSKKGQGIAKAYTKNELRLFTVLTGALVGGLVTLVGSLYYSGLVKLYSGIVSAENPMSTLFIPASFWSGIGVLAFLMILFIAFISEPEYGFTIISCVSGGLLMVLGYFLYEQFFLGVFAIAEVPINIGQMTIGLIIATPIVRVVRHILPQLKG; this comes from the coding sequence ATGAAAAAGAAAAGTCTAACAAAACAATCCAGCATAACCGCTGTTTTCACAGCCCTTGTGTGTATAGCTACGGCCAGTTTTACGGTTTATGTGCCAAGCACCAAAGGCTACTTTAACATCGGTGAAACAATGGTTTACATGGCAGCCATACTTTTCGGACCTTTCGTTGGTGCTTTTTCCGGTGGAGTCGGCTCCATGTTTGCCGACCTCCTACTGGGCTACTATTACTATGCACCGGCGACGCTTATCATTAAAGCTGTTGAAGGATTCGTTACGGGTTTTCTTAGCAAAAAAGGACAAGGCATTGCTAAGGCGTATACCAAAAACGAACTAAGACTTTTCACGGTTCTAACGGGGGCTCTCGTCGGAGGGCTTGTAACTCTGGTAGGCTCACTATATTACAGTGGACTTGTTAAACTTTACTCCGGCATAGTTTCCGCCGAAAATCCGATGTCAACCCTCTTTATTCCGGCAAGCTTTTGGTCCGGAATAGGTGTGCTTGCATTCTTAATGATTTTGTTCATTGCGTTTATCTCCGAGCCAGAGTATGGTTTTACAATCATTTCGTGCGTTTCTGGGGGATTATTGATGGTTCTCGGCTACTTCCTCTACGAACAATTTTTCCTAGGCGTCTTCGCTATAGCCGAAGTTCCCATAAACATCGGACAAATGACCATTGGGCTTATAATAGCCACGCCAATAGTGAGAGTTGTTAGGCATATACTGCCACAACTTAAAGGCTAA
- a CDS encoding cytidylate kinase family protein, with product MVKESVVICICGMAGSGKSTVAKKLAEKYGLKYYSGGDALKALAIEKGYMPLEKGWWESREGLAFLETREKNLEFDKAVDQKLLEVAGQGDVILDSWTMPWLLKNGFKIWLEASLKKRAERVAKRDGISIKKALEALRNKEEKTKAIYRKLYGFRLGEDFTPFQLILDVDNLTAEEVFQTLVSVLDRMVFNK from the coding sequence ATGGTGAAAGAATCGGTCGTCATCTGTATCTGCGGGATGGCTGGGAGTGGTAAAAGCACAGTTGCCAAGAAGCTGGCTGAAAAATACGGCTTAAAATATTATTCTGGAGGAGACGCTCTAAAGGCTCTAGCCATAGAAAAGGGCTATATGCCCCTTGAAAAAGGTTGGTGGGAAAGCCGGGAAGGCTTAGCCTTTCTAGAAACCAGAGAAAAAAATTTGGAGTTCGACAAAGCTGTGGACCAGAAACTCTTGGAAGTGGCGGGACAAGGCGACGTCATATTAGACAGTTGGACCATGCCATGGCTTCTTAAGAATGGCTTTAAGATATGGCTAGAGGCATCCCTAAAAAAAAGGGCTGAAAGGGTTGCCAAGAGAGACGGAATAAGCATTAAAAAGGCTTTAGAGGCGTTAAGAAACAAAGAAGAAAAAACCAAAGCCATTTACAGGAAACTCTACGGTTTCAGACTAGGCGAAGACTTCACACCCTTCCAGTTAATATTAGACGTGGACAATCTAACAGCTGAAGAGGTTTTCCAAACCTTAGTCTCAGTTTTAGACCGAATGGTTTTTAATAAATAA
- a CDS encoding GDP-mannose 4,6-dehydratase translates to MLSPSFGKVFITGGAGFIGSHLVDRLCAEHVPVVVFDNLSAGSIENIKRWLDAPNFRFVLGDLLFPEKILKSLNGCETVFHFAANPEVKISSENPKIHYEQNVLATFNLLEAIRRTDSVKTLIFASTSTVYGDAQQIPTPENYAPLKPISVYGASKLASEALIISYAYNYGFKAVIFRLANIVGSRARHGVICDFIRKLKENPEKLEILGDGTQKKSYLHVEDCVDAILFCINLVHRKAEIFNVGSEDQITVKEIADIVCRKMGLNNVKYMFTGGVEGGRGWKGDVKFMLLDIDKIKKLGWKPKLNSYQAVEKAAEEILKDE, encoded by the coding sequence ATGCTCTCTCCGAGCTTCGGAAAAGTTTTCATAACCGGAGGAGCTGGCTTTATAGGAAGCCACCTAGTCGACAGATTGTGTGCAGAACATGTACCCGTAGTTGTTTTCGATAACTTAAGTGCGGGAAGTATTGAAAATATTAAAAGGTGGCTGGATGCACCGAACTTCCGTTTTGTTTTAGGTGATCTACTGTTTCCAGAAAAAATCTTGAAGTCTTTAAATGGTTGCGAAACGGTTTTTCATTTTGCAGCAAACCCAGAGGTCAAGATAAGCTCAGAAAATCCTAAAATTCACTACGAACAAAACGTGCTCGCAACCTTCAACTTACTAGAGGCAATTCGCAGAACAGACAGCGTTAAAACCCTAATTTTTGCTTCCACATCGACGGTTTACGGGGATGCCCAGCAAATTCCAACACCTGAAAATTATGCCCCCTTAAAACCCATTTCTGTTTATGGCGCTTCCAAACTAGCTTCAGAAGCATTAATAATAAGCTACGCTTACAATTATGGATTCAAAGCGGTAATTTTTAGGCTTGCAAACATAGTTGGTTCCAGAGCGCGTCATGGAGTAATCTGCGACTTCATAAGGAAACTGAAAGAAAACCCGGAAAAGCTTGAAATACTTGGGGATGGTACCCAGAAAAAATCCTACTTGCATGTTGAAGACTGCGTGGACGCGATTTTATTTTGCATAAACCTAGTCCATAGAAAAGCGGAAATTTTTAATGTCGGATCGGAAGACCAAATAACCGTCAAGGAAATTGCGGATATTGTCTGTAGAAAAATGGGATTAAACAACGTCAAATACATGTTTACAGGTGGCGTTGAGGGAGGGCGAGGGTGGAAAGGAGACGTAAAATTTATGCTCCTAGATATTGATAAAATTAAAAAATTAGGTTGGAAACCTAAACTAAACAGCTATCAAGCAGTAGAAAAGGCTGCAGAGGAGATCCTGAAGGATGAATAA
- the thrC gene encoding threonine synthase: protein MTFLECVSCGSKFDAFPPKFLCGNCGGVLEYKYDYERFKVTKLTERFYFWRYRHFMPEVKNVVSMGEGGTPLHKAHRLTGTIGFGDFYFKDETRNPTNSFRDRCAALLVSNALDLGYRSVVCATNGNLGASLAAYCAKFGLACHIVVPKNVDIGKLAQMLIYDAMIEEYGEIVDEALEKAEEIAKETRWYQCSVELNPLALEALKTIAYEVFEQIGVPEWFIVPMGSGGTLYAIWKGFRELEKAGKISKLPKLVGVQAEGCSPIVNAYLRKTHKPVLKVKPSTHALAILVKNPAYGILALNAIKESKGLALAVSDEEIFLAEREMAKFEGVFAEPASAATYAAAKKLMNQGLIGRMDKVVCLITGSGLKATEVLQALTKKRKTAVVGLELTTKEKILRILNEKDAYGYELWKKLGEVMTRAAVYQHLKELSSKGLITCYEKNGRKFFKITSRGLKVLQAFDDLKLLL from the coding sequence ATGACGTTTTTGGAATGTGTTTCGTGTGGTTCAAAGTTTGATGCTTTTCCACCAAAGTTTCTCTGTGGTAACTGTGGAGGCGTGCTGGAATACAAGTATGATTATGAACGGTTTAAAGTTACAAAGCTTACAGAGCGCTTTTACTTCTGGCGTTATAGACACTTTATGCCAGAAGTTAAAAATGTTGTCTCCATGGGTGAGGGCGGAACACCCCTCCACAAGGCGCATAGACTAACCGGAACCATCGGATTTGGAGATTTCTACTTTAAGGATGAAACACGCAATCCCACGAACTCTTTCAGGGATAGATGTGCGGCGCTTCTAGTCTCAAACGCTTTAGACTTAGGTTATAGATCAGTGGTTTGCGCTACAAATGGCAACCTTGGCGCTTCCCTGGCGGCCTACTGTGCAAAGTTTGGACTTGCATGTCATATAGTGGTCCCCAAAAATGTGGACATAGGAAAACTTGCCCAAATGCTCATTTACGATGCTATGATTGAAGAGTATGGTGAGATAGTTGATGAAGCCTTAGAAAAAGCTGAAGAAATCGCAAAAGAAACAAGATGGTATCAATGCTCCGTTGAGCTGAATCCATTGGCTCTGGAGGCTCTCAAAACCATAGCCTACGAAGTTTTCGAGCAGATAGGTGTCCCAGAATGGTTTATAGTTCCCATGGGAAGCGGCGGAACACTGTATGCTATATGGAAAGGATTCAGAGAACTTGAAAAAGCTGGTAAGATAAGCAAGCTGCCAAAGCTTGTTGGCGTTCAAGCTGAAGGATGTTCGCCAATAGTTAACGCCTATCTGCGAAAGACCCATAAGCCAGTCTTAAAAGTGAAGCCTTCAACCCATGCCCTTGCAATTTTAGTAAAAAATCCAGCATATGGCATTTTAGCCTTAAATGCTATAAAAGAGTCGAAAGGCTTAGCGTTGGCTGTTTCCGACGAAGAAATATTCTTGGCGGAAAGAGAGATGGCAAAGTTTGAAGGCGTCTTCGCTGAACCAGCAAGCGCAGCCACTTACGCTGCTGCTAAAAAACTCATGAATCAAGGATTGATAGGCAGGATGGATAAGGTTGTGTGCTTAATAACAGGAAGCGGACTCAAAGCAACCGAAGTTCTGCAAGCTTTGACGAAGAAAAGAAAGACCGCAGTGGTTGGCTTAGAGCTAACCACAAAAGAGAAAATACTGAGAATTCTAAACGAAAAAGACGCATATGGTTATGAATTATGGAAAAAGCTTGGTGAGGTCATGACAAGAGCGGCTGTCTATCAGCATTTAAAAGAGCTTTCAAGCAAGGGACTTATTACATGTTACGAAAAGAATGGACGAAAGTTTTTTAAAATCACTAGCCGTGGATTAAAGGTTCTTCAAGCCTTTGACGACTTGAAACTTTTGCTTTGA